The region TGGGGGCCTCGCCTGAGATCCTGGTAAGTATAAACGAGCAGCAGGTGTTCCATACGGTGGCACTGGCGGGCACACAAACGGCTGTGGAGAACATGGCCGACGCCATCTGGCGGCAGAAGGAGATTGAGGAGCAGGCCATGGTGGAGCGCTACATACTTAGCTGCTTTAAGAAACTACGCCTCCGCGAGTATTCTGAAGTCGGCCCCAGAACGATTGTGGCCGGCAACCTGATGCACCTGCGCACCGATTTTAAGGTAAACCTGAACGAGGTGCATTTCCCGACCCTGGGCACCGACATGCTGGAGCTGCTGCACCCGACCTCGGCCGTTTGCGGGCTGCCCAAGGAACCGGCGCTGCAATTTATACTGGCCCACGAAGGTTACAGCCGCGGCTACTACAGCGGCTTCCTGGGCCCGGTAAACGGCGCGGGCGGCTCGCACCTGTACGTAAACCTGCGCTGCATGCAACTACGCCAGCATGAGGCTATTCTTTACGCCGGCGCCGGCATCACCGAGGGCTCCGACCCACATAAAGAATGGCAGGAAACCCAGCACAAAATGCAGACGATGGGGAAGATCCTGTCGGATTTTTAATTTTGATTGAGTAAATGAGTGATGGAGTGAATTTTATTCTCTTTCATTCCTCATTCACACATTCACTCATACACTAACTCACTCATTCGCTCATTATGATTCTACAGCCCGTTGTAAATATAGCTGAGATTTGCGCCCAGAAGGGTGTGGAGCAGGTGGTGCTGTCGCCGGGCTCGCGCTGTGCGCCCCTGACCATAGCTTTTGCCCGCCACCCGCAGTTTACGGTGCGCACTGTGAGCGATGAACGGGCTGCCGCCTTTATCGCCCTGGGCATGGCGCAGACAACAGGCAAGCCCACGGTGCTCGTGTGCACCTCCGGCACGGCTTCCCTGAACTATGCGCCGGCCGTGGCCGAGGCATACTTCCAGCAGGTGCCGCTGTTAATCCTGAGCGCCGACCGCCCCCCGGAGTGGATTGACCAGCTCGACGGGCAGACGATACGGCAACAAAACGTTTACGGGCAGCACATCAAGCACAGCTATACTTTCCCGGCTGATTTCTCGCACTCCGATGCCGTATGGCACAGCGAGCGTATGGTGTCGGAGGCGCTGAACGAGGCTCTGGCCTACCCTGCCGGACCGGTGCACCTCAACGTGCCGCTGCGCGAGCCCTTCTACCCTGCCCCCGGCGAGGAGTTGCAGTATGGCCAAGTAAAAGTAATCGAGGAGGAGGCACACACGTATGCCCTGAGCGAGGGGCAGGCGCTGAAGCTGCAGCAGGAAATACTCAAGTATAGAAAAGTGCTGGTGCTGACCGGCCAGGCGCAGCACCACGAGGCACTGCTCCAAAGTATAGGAACCTTTGCCGAGACCACCGGTGCCGTGGTCGCAGGCGATATCATCAGCAACATACACAGCTTGCCGGAGGCCGTGCGCCACCAGGATGTGATCTTCGCCAACGCGGACCAGGAACAACTGGCCAAGTTGCAGCCCGACCTGCTCATCACCTGCGGCAAGTCCACCATCTCCAAAGCCCTGAAATTATACCTGCGCAAGTATAAACCAAAGGCCCATTGGCACCTGCAGCCCGCCGGCCAGGTAGCCGATACGTTCCAGTCGCTGACGAAGATCGTGCGCTGCGCCCCCCACAGCTTTTTCAGCGCTATGGCCGGCAGCACCAAATCCGACAACGACTTCTCCGCCGACTGGGCTGCCGCTAATAAAGCAGCCGGTGATTTCCTGCAGACGTACAGCACCGGGGCTGCTTACAGCGAGCTACCGATCGTGACGCGCGTGCTGCAGCAACTGCCGCAGCAAAGCAATCTGCACCTGGCCAACTCCATGTCGGTGCGCTATGCCAACATAGCAGCCCTGCAGCCGCAGCAGCAGGTGGAGGTTTACGCCAACCGCGGCACCAGCGGCATAGACGGCAGCACCAGCACGGCCGTCGGCTGCGCCCTCACCAGCCCCGGCATCACCACGCTGCTCACCGGCGATTTGGCCTTTTTCTACGACCGGAACGGCCTCTGGCACAACTACCAGCCGCAGAACCTGCGCATCGTACTGCTCAACAACCACGCCGGCGGCATTTTCAGGCTGATAGATGGGCCAAGGCAACAGCCCGAGCTGGCCCCCTTCTTTGAGACGCACCAGGCGCTGAATGCCGAAAACACCGCCCGCGATTTTGGGATAAAGTATACTTCCGTGCAAGGGATGGAAGAACTGGACCAGGCGCTTCCCGGCTTCTTTGCCGCTGAGGCAGGTGCAGGCATCCTGGAGATTTTTACCGACAGCGCGGCCAATGCCGAGGCCTTCGAAAAGTATAGGCAAGCTGTGCGCGGTCTAAAGTTGTTGTAAAGTATAAATCCTAGCCTTTCACCCTTCAAGAGAAAAGTCTCCCCTTTGCTGGCGCGAACCTGCTGACCTACACCAGCATCGAATGTGTTATGCGTACAGTAATTTACTATCTTTTTTAACCCACCCCAGCCCCTCCGAGGACGGGAATTGGCTTTACTAAAACGGGAGCAGGCAGTTGAGATGCGCGCGAATCCAAATGCTACTAATCCTGTGAAGTAACTGTAACACCTGCCACGCAGCTCATAGAGAAAGCTGGTTTTGTGCGGGCCATCCGCTTAAAGGAACATTGGCCCTTTGCCAATTACTTCCCCTATTCTTGTCCGATAAAGTTATCAAGGCGTATATATAAATAGAAGCATGTTTTACCTAAACCTTCTGCGCCATGAACGTTGCACACGAATTAAACCACGCTGCGCCCCGGAACAGCGCCAGCAACCCGGTCTGGATGGATGGCCTTCGGATCCTTCTTGGCTTGTTCCTCTTCATCAAAGGCATCCTGTTTCTGGAGCATAGCAGCGACCTTTTCTATGTCTTCAGCCAGAGCCAGGATTTTATCGGCATGCACAAAGCCTCGGTGTTCACCAGTGCGGTGCATATTATTGGTGGGCTGATGATCGCCTTCGGTTTCCTCACCCGGCTGGCCCTGCTGCTGCAGATTCCCGTCGTGCTGGGTGCCCTGCTCATCGTGAATCCGCAACAGGGCATCAACCTGAGTAACACCGAGCTCTGGCTGTCTGGGGCGGTGATGGCCCTGCTGTTGTTCTTCATGATCGTTGGCCCTGGCCGCTACTCTGTGGACAACAAGGTGCTGCGGCACCAGAAATAGAACTGGTTTCAGAGGCTCGGTTTTGTACTTCCTTACTCCGGATAAAAAGCAATAATATAATTTGTACTTAAAATCGTCCGATACATGGCAAACTACGTTTAATAAAGTGAGAATCAATATGTTTCACTTTTAATCTGTAAAGCCATGAACCTTACAAATGATATGTATCGCGTGGAGCGCTGGGCGGATACACACCACCCCTTGTGGCTCGATTTCATGAGAATTGGTTTGGGTGCCTTCCTGATAATAAAGGGTTTTATGTTTATCCAAGATACCGCCGCGCTGTTCAGCATCATGCAGAAGAGTCAGTTCCCATGGGTATCGATAGGCCTGGCGCACTATGTAGCCTTTGCGCACTTGGTGGGCGGATTGCTGATTGCCCTAGGACTGATAACCCGGGTAGCCATACTTTTCCAGTTACCGATCCTGATCGGAGCCGTTTTTTTCATCAATCCCGAGAGAGGTTTTTACTCTGAGAACACCGAGCTTTGGTCCTCTATCGCAGTGCTGCTGCTGCTTATTTTCTTCCTTATTTTCGGCTCTGGCCGCTTCTCCGTGGATCACCTTATCCGGAGGCCGGATAAAGACTGGCTCTATTAACGTATGCCGGATACCTCCAGGGGTCGCTTAACGTATGCGCCTACCCTTTGCTGATGCCCAAAAGCAGCAGCAGCCAGAAAACCTTTGCTCACCTTGTTTGTTTTAACGGCACTTTGCCCCAATTTTGCAGCAGCACGTACGTGCTATAGTTTAAACAGATGGGGCATCCCCTCTTCCCGGCGGCGCAAGCCAGGAAAAGCACAACGATAATTGCTACATGACAGACAAGTTCCTGAGCCTGAACGGCAAGAAGTTCTACTACGACGAAATCGCCTCCTACTCCTTCCGTGACAGCATTCCGCTGAATGGCTACGAGAGCAACACGCTTGAATTCTGCCGCAGTTGGCTGGATGGCGTGCAGGAGTTCCCGATCCAGACATCCGGCTCCACCGGCGTTCCCAAAACCATCACTTTAACCCGCCGGCAGCTCGAGGCCAGCGCCCGGCGCACCATCAACCTGCTCAACCTGCAGCCCGGCGACTGCACGCTGGTGTGCCTCAACACAGAGTATATTGCCGGTATGATGATGCTGGTACGCGGCTTTGAGGCCAACCTGAAGATGATAATCGTGGAGCCGATCAGTAACCCGCTCACGCTCGTAAGCCCCGAGGAGAACATCGCCTTCAGCTCTTTTGTGCCCATGCAGCTGCACACCATCCTGCAGGAAACGCCGGAGCGATTGGGGCAACTCAACCACATGAAAGGCATGCTGGTGGGCGGAGCGCCCGTTACCCCTACCCAGCAGCGGGAGTTACAGCGGATCCAGTCGCCCATCTACCATACGTATGGCATGACGGAAACAGCCTCGCACATTGCCCTGCGCAAGCTCAACGGAACAGATGCTGCTGATTACTACAACGTGCTCGACGATATAGCGGTGGGCCTGGACAAGCGCGGCTGCCTCACCATAAAGGGCGACGTGACGAACAACGAGCTACTGGTAACCAACGACATCGTGGAGTTGCTTACCCCTACCCGCTTCCGCTGGATTGGCCGCGCCGACAACACCATTAACACCGGTGGCGTGAAGGTGCAGACCGAGAAGGTAGAGCTAGCCATCGCCGAGACCTTTATCGACGACATCGACTCCCCGCGCTTTTTCATTGCCCCGCAACCCGACGAGGTGCTCGGCGAGAAGATTGTGCTGGTGCTGGAAGGCGAGAAACTGCCGGAAGAAGCGGAGCAGCAGCTGTTTGAGCGCCTGCGCCTCCTGCTCAAAAAGTTCGAGATGCCCAAGGAAGTGTACTACAGCCGCGCCTTCTCCGAGACGGCCACCGGAAAAATATCGCGGCAGCGCACCCTCCAAAAGCTAGGGCTCCACACCGATTAAAGTATAATTACTCAACGGCTCGTGCACATACCCGTACTAAGTATAAATCAAAAATGATCTATATGAAAAGAGGTATATGGACAGGTACGTGCACGGCACTTTTTATACTTACCCTGGGCAGCTGCAGCAGCGGCCTGTTCACAAGCCGGGGCCCGGTGGAACTGGAGCAGGCCTGGGCCTCCGACAACGCGTTTAAAACCCCTGAGTCTGCCCTCTTCGATGCGCAGCGCAACGTGATCTATGTGACCAACATGAACGGCACCTCCGGGAAAAACGACGGCGACGGCTTTATATCGCGGCTGGATGCGGAGGGAAACATAGAGGAGCTGTACTGGATAACAGGCCTGAACAACCCCGCCGGCATGGCGCTGCACAACAACGTGCTCTATGTGGCCGATACCGAGGAAGTGGTGGCCATTGCGACACAGTCTGGTGCAGTGCTGGGCAGGTATAAAGCCGAGAAGGCTAAATTTTTGAACGATGTGGCGGTGGATGGGGATGGCACGGTCTACATCACCGACTCGGAGCAAAAGCGTATTTACCAGCTGCGCAACGGCCGCATGAGCACCTGGATAGACAACACCAGGCGCGAGAAGCCAAACGGCATCTTCCTAGAAGGCGACCGCATGCTTGTGGCCTTTATGAGCAGCGGACAGGTGCGGCTGGTCGATCCGGACACGAAAGACTTCACAGATTGGGTGGATGGCATCAAGTCAGCGGACGGCATCGCCAGGCTGGAGGACGGCAATTACCTGATCTCCAGCTGGGACGGCGAGGTATACTACGTAAACCAGGAGGGCAAGAAATGGCGCCTGCTCGACACGAAGAGTAAGAACATAAATGCCGCCGACATCAGCTACGCTTCACAGCCCGGTTTGCTGCTCGTGCCAACTTTCCGGGATAATAGAGTGGTGGCGTATAGACTAAGAGCCAGGTAAATCCGTTAGATACATAATACCGTTATAATGTTTGAGGCAAGGCAGCTACACCGTTACGTGTTAGTTGCCTTCTCATTTTCGGTGTACCTTATTGCATGCTGATGAAAAAACTGCCTACCCTCCATATCCTCAACGGCGATGCCTCTGTAGCCGCCTTTTCTGCCGCCAGGCTGCCTGGGCAGGTGTTGGTTTGGCGCGAGGTGCTGTCAGAAGGCCCCGCGTTTTATACCTTGCCCGAGCACGAGTTCTGGCAAAAGCGGCAGGAGTTCATCACATCCGCCTATGGCGAAACGGCAGAAAAGTACCACGAGAAAGTGCTGAACGAGGTGCAGAAGCTGGCGGGGGTTGGGGCATTCTTTGAGGTAGTGCTTTGGTTTGATACCGATCTGATGTGCCAGGTAAACCTGCTCTACCTGCTGCAACGCCTGCAGCAGGGCAAACCCGCCCTGCTGTCGGTGTGTACTCCAGCACCGGGCAAAAACATCGCCCTTCTGAAGCCGGAGGAACTCCAGCACCTGTTTGATGAAAGGCAGCAACTTAGTGAGGAGCAACTGGAGGAGGCCGCACAACTCTGGCAACTCTACGCCGGCTCAGACCAACTGAACCTGCAGCTGTACCTGCAACAGATGCCAGTGCCCCTGCCCTCCCTGGAAAAGGCGTTACTGCTGCACCTGCGCCGTTACCCGGGCTGCATAGATGGCCTGAGCCAGCCGGAGCGTATGCTGCTGCAGATCATCCATGGTGGTGCCACAAGTATAAACGAGCTGATGCAGCAGTTCTGGCAGCAGGACCCGGGCTATGGCTTTGGCGACGTGCAGCTGCAGCATATCTTATCCCGGCTGCAACCCGACCTGGTACAGGCAAGGGAGCCGCTGTCGCTTAGCTTCTTCGGGGGACGTGTGCTGGAGGGCTACGCCTCTTTTACACCAAAGCACCGCTGGCTCGGCGGGGTGGAAGTGGATGGAAACTGCCCCTACTGCTTCGATCAAGAGAAAAGAGCCCTTCGCAGGAACTGCTGAAGAGAGTTTGGCACCAAAAATGCAACACCATCTGCTGTACTTATACTTTAAGCAGCATGAAAATGAAACAAACATATGCCATCGCACTGGCCCTGCCACTTCTTGGCCTTTCCGCCGCCACATCCATTGCACAAACCACGCCGCTACCTGCACAGGAGAAAACCCACATTCTCGTGAAAGCCGGTGATTCTACCGCCCGCAAAGAAACGCTGTCCGGCATCAACATGACCCCTGCAGGCAAAGGCACCTTTCAACTTGATTTTTCGCAAGCGCTGGACGAGGACGCCATGCTGGAGATAAAGAACTCTGCCGGAAAAATGGTGTACCAGAAGCCTGTTAGCGTGGAGAACAACCGCAGCGCCTGGCGCTATAACCTGGGCAGGCTAAAGCCTGACACCTACCTGATCGAAGTGAAAACCAGCGATACCACCTACTGGACTAAATTTAAAGTAGGAAAATAAAACAAGCGGCGGCCCGATCTAAGTATATCGGACCGCCGCTTTTAGGTTCGCAGCTGCAAACCGGCCTAACGCATGGCTGTGGATTTCCTATACCTGGCTCCACTGCTGCACTACATGGTATAGCAGGGAAGCACCTAATTTGGCCGTGCGGTTATCAATATCAAGTTTTGGGTTGAGTTCCACGATGTCCAGCGTCAGGAGCTTGCCACTGCTGATGATTTCCTGCAGCAGCAACAGCACAATCTCCGGATGAACACCCAATGCAGCCGGAGCACTCACGCCGGGAGCATAGGCTGCCGCAAACACATCCATGTCTATACTTACATACAATACATCGGCCAGCTCCATAAACTGCTGCAGCCGTTCCCGCAGCGATTCATAGTTGTAGACCTGCATAGCGGGTGCAAACACATAATCGGTACCATAGGCTGCAGCAGTGTTAAATAGCCTCTGGGTATTGCCCTGCTGCTGTATCCCCAGGCACAGGTAATTAAAGTCCTTGCCTGCTGTGCGCAGCTCTTCGGCTATCTGCAGGAACGGGGTGCCGGAGCTGGGTTGCTTCTCGTAACTCCGCAGGTCGAAATGTGCGTCGAAGTTGATGATGCCCAATTGGTGTCCTTCCGGGAGCGCCTGTTTTATACCTAAGAAGTGCCCATAGGCTGTTTCGTGGCCGCCACCAAGTATGATCGTCTTGTAAGTGTTGGAGAGCAGGGCATTCACTTTTTTGCCCAACTGCTTCTGCGCCTCTTCCAGGTGCTGGTTAGTACAGTACACATCACCGGCATCAAACAACGAAACGTCATCCTCCAGGTGCCACGCAAACGAGGCCATTGCCTGCCGCAACGCTGCCGGTCCCTCCACTGCCCCTTCCCTGCCATGATTGCGGCGCACGCCTTCGTCGCAGCAGAACCCTAAAAAAGCAATGGCCTGTGCTGCATTAGCAGGCTCTCTAGCCTCGGTGAGGTTGAGCAAATTAATGCCCTGGTGCCAGCGCTTGCCTTCCTCTCCGTCGAGGGCATCAACTCTGCCTTTCCAGGTGCCGGGTGCGGTGGGTTTATACATTCTGATAGCTACTTGTAAGTTGTTAATTGATTTTCATGCTGCCGCGAATCTTCAGATGCGTGACTTAGAATGATTGGTTGAATCTCCGACTTAACTGGTCGGGAGGTCCCGCTATAGTTCAATACAAGCGAGGTCGCGCACCAGCTTATTTCACTTTCTCTCCCCGCTTCCATATTTTCGTGGGCTTCAGTTTCCCCTGGAAGTATAGAATTTCTCTATAATTCTCTGTCGGGAAGGCGATCATGTCGGCCATTTTGCCTCTGGCTAGCACGCCACGGTCAGACAGGTTGAGGGCGCGGGCAGCGCGGGTGGTGATGGCAGCAAGGGTTTCGGCGGTGGTTAGCTTCTCGGCAGCGCCTAGTATAGCAGCCTGTAGCAGCAGGTCGCCCATAGGGGCTGAACCAGGGTTCCAGTCAGTGGCAATAGCCAGGCAAAGGCCGCCATCCAGCATCTTGCGGGCTGGCGCATAATGCATGCCCAAGCCCAGCGAAGCGCCTGGTAATACTGTTGCCACCACCCCGGCATTTTTCAGCAGCTCAATTTCCTCCTCCCCGCTTGCCTCCAGGTGATCGGCACTGATGGCCCCCACCTCCGCGGCTACCCTGCTCCCATCCGTGCTGAACTGATCGGCGTGTACGGTTATATCAAACCCCATTTCCTTCGCAGCGTGCAGGTATTCCAGCGCCTCCACTTCCTTAAAAGCTGTCTCCTCCACAAAAATATCGACCCGACTGGCCAGCTGCTGCTCCTGTAGTTGCGGCAGTAGCTCCGTCAGCACCTCCTCCAGGTATACTTTGGCATCAGTGTGCTCGGGTGGTAACATGTGAGCCGCCAGGCAAGTCGGGATGAGGTCCATTTTATGATGTCTGTTCACCAGTTTGATAGCCTCCAGCATCTTCAGTTCCTCCTCCACCGTCAGGCCATAGCCACTTTTCACCTCACAGGTGGTAATGCCTTCGCGCAGATGACGGTCGCAGCGTTTCTTCAGCAGGTCAACCAGTTCTACCAGCGTGGCCTCACGTGTTTTGCGCACGCTGTCCAGTATACCGCCACCACTGCGGGCAATCTCCAGGTATGACTTACCGGCTACGCGCATGGCATAGTCGTTGGCACGGCTCCCGGCAAAGCAGATATGGGTGTGTGCATCGATCAGGCCTGGCAGCAGCACCATCGGTTCCTCTACCAGCTCCAGTTTATACTTGTTCTCCAGCGCCTCGCGGTGCAGCTGCTCATATTTGCCTACTTTCAGCACTTTTCCCTCCTGCACCAGCACCCCCGCCTGCTCCACCACCTGCAGCTGCTCATCCTTTATGGCGCCTGCCTCCGGCAGGTTGGTCATAGGCAGAACTTGGGTGAAGGGGCCGATAAGGGTATGAGTTGATGTATCTTTATTTTCTTTCATAGTTGGTTTGATAATGTGATCAGCAGCTTTTCTTTACGCTATTTTTATACTGCTTGTCTAAGCTGAGGTTAAGCCGCAACGCTAATGGATGTAAAAGACAACATTTATACTTTGGCTGTACTCTATACTTCCTCTGACCCAAGTCTTTAGATTTATGCACTACTAGGGTGTCGAATCTGGGACTCGACTGGCTTGAAAAACCATACTTATACTTGAGCTCTACTTTATACTTCGACCATATTTTATACTTACCAGCACAACTGCTATTCCTCTCGCTGGCGCGAGTTTGCAACTCGTGCCTACTATGTTGTTGGGTTTGCAACCCGACTGGCCCGAAGAGCCATGTTTTATACTTGGGTTATACTTCTCTGAGCCTCTGCTGCCTTCCACTGGAACCAAGCTATACTTCCAAAGCTCCGCTCATCCTCCAGACTTACAACCTTACTGTTTCATTTCCTACTTTCTACTCTCAAGCCCGAGAGGGCTCGCCTTGGGGGTAGGGGCCCTCGATAAGGGTATCGCGCTGGGAGCTTTTCCTTTGCTTGACCTGCGGTCTCCGCAATTTCGCTGAAGCGAAACCAGAAATCTACAAGGCGCTCAACGGAAAGACTGGGATCAGTTCGATAGCCACCGCTAGTTGTCATCTCGACCTATGG is a window of Pontibacter kalidii DNA encoding:
- a CDS encoding chorismate-binding protein is translated as MRGEQTQKYTLEQIFRAAIAGQKAVAVWRLPFSDKLQACVQLGQQFTTGQPQLETSPFGFFFCPFQVSAQDRNLFIKGDLYFDGETLTPAAEVPQPQLQAFYALLREAPGINGWHTSASTENHTFQTEQGFTTAVRKAVERIKAEEMEKVVLSRNDREPLPESFSPVAAFKTMVATYPRAFVSLVSVPGVGTWMGASPEILVSINEQQVFHTVALAGTQTAVENMADAIWRQKEIEEQAMVERYILSCFKKLRLREYSEVGPRTIVAGNLMHLRTDFKVNLNEVHFPTLGTDMLELLHPTSAVCGLPKEPALQFILAHEGYSRGYYSGFLGPVNGAGGSHLYVNLRCMQLRQHEAILYAGAGITEGSDPHKEWQETQHKMQTMGKILSDF
- the menD gene encoding 2-succinyl-5-enolpyruvyl-6-hydroxy-3-cyclohexene-1-carboxylic-acid synthase, which encodes MILQPVVNIAEICAQKGVEQVVLSPGSRCAPLTIAFARHPQFTVRTVSDERAAAFIALGMAQTTGKPTVLVCTSGTASLNYAPAVAEAYFQQVPLLILSADRPPEWIDQLDGQTIRQQNVYGQHIKHSYTFPADFSHSDAVWHSERMVSEALNEALAYPAGPVHLNVPLREPFYPAPGEELQYGQVKVIEEEAHTYALSEGQALKLQQEILKYRKVLVLTGQAQHHEALLQSIGTFAETTGAVVAGDIISNIHSLPEAVRHQDVIFANADQEQLAKLQPDLLITCGKSTISKALKLYLRKYKPKAHWHLQPAGQVADTFQSLTKIVRCAPHSFFSAMAGSTKSDNDFSADWAAANKAAGDFLQTYSTGAAYSELPIVTRVLQQLPQQSNLHLANSMSVRYANIAALQPQQQVEVYANRGTSGIDGSTSTAVGCALTSPGITTLLTGDLAFFYDRNGLWHNYQPQNLRIVLLNNHAGGIFRLIDGPRQQPELAPFFETHQALNAENTARDFGIKYTSVQGMEELDQALPGFFAAEAGAGILEIFTDSAANAEAFEKYRQAVRGLKLL
- a CDS encoding DoxX family protein — protein: MNVAHELNHAAPRNSASNPVWMDGLRILLGLFLFIKGILFLEHSSDLFYVFSQSQDFIGMHKASVFTSAVHIIGGLMIAFGFLTRLALLLQIPVVLGALLIVNPQQGINLSNTELWLSGAVMALLLFFMIVGPGRYSVDNKVLRHQK
- a CDS encoding DoxX family protein; the encoded protein is MNLTNDMYRVERWADTHHPLWLDFMRIGLGAFLIIKGFMFIQDTAALFSIMQKSQFPWVSIGLAHYVAFAHLVGGLLIALGLITRVAILFQLPILIGAVFFINPERGFYSENTELWSSIAVLLLLIFFLIFGSGRFSVDHLIRRPDKDWLY
- a CDS encoding AMP-binding protein, which produces MTDKFLSLNGKKFYYDEIASYSFRDSIPLNGYESNTLEFCRSWLDGVQEFPIQTSGSTGVPKTITLTRRQLEASARRTINLLNLQPGDCTLVCLNTEYIAGMMMLVRGFEANLKMIIVEPISNPLTLVSPEENIAFSSFVPMQLHTILQETPERLGQLNHMKGMLVGGAPVTPTQQRELQRIQSPIYHTYGMTETASHIALRKLNGTDAADYYNVLDDIAVGLDKRGCLTIKGDVTNNELLVTNDIVELLTPTRFRWIGRADNTINTGGVKVQTEKVELAIAETFIDDIDSPRFFIAPQPDEVLGEKIVLVLEGEKLPEEAEQQLFERLRLLLKKFEMPKEVYYSRAFSETATGKISRQRTLQKLGLHTD
- a CDS encoding SMP-30/gluconolactonase/LRE family protein, with protein sequence MKRGIWTGTCTALFILTLGSCSSGLFTSRGPVELEQAWASDNAFKTPESALFDAQRNVIYVTNMNGTSGKNDGDGFISRLDAEGNIEELYWITGLNNPAGMALHNNVLYVADTEEVVAIATQSGAVLGRYKAEKAKFLNDVAVDGDGTVYITDSEQKRIYQLRNGRMSTWIDNTRREKPNGIFLEGDRMLVAFMSSGQVRLVDPDTKDFTDWVDGIKSADGIARLEDGNYLISSWDGEVYYVNQEGKKWRLLDTKSKNINAADISYASQPGLLLVPTFRDNRVVAYRLRAR
- a CDS encoding DUF1835 domain-containing protein, giving the protein MKKLPTLHILNGDASVAAFSAARLPGQVLVWREVLSEGPAFYTLPEHEFWQKRQEFITSAYGETAEKYHEKVLNEVQKLAGVGAFFEVVLWFDTDLMCQVNLLYLLQRLQQGKPALLSVCTPAPGKNIALLKPEELQHLFDERQQLSEEQLEEAAQLWQLYAGSDQLNLQLYLQQMPVPLPSLEKALLLHLRRYPGCIDGLSQPERMLLQIIHGGATSINELMQQFWQQDPGYGFGDVQLQHILSRLQPDLVQAREPLSLSFFGGRVLEGYASFTPKHRWLGGVEVDGNCPYCFDQEKRALRRNC
- the hutG gene encoding formimidoylglutamase, with translation MYKPTAPGTWKGRVDALDGEEGKRWHQGINLLNLTEAREPANAAQAIAFLGFCCDEGVRRNHGREGAVEGPAALRQAMASFAWHLEDDVSLFDAGDVYCTNQHLEEAQKQLGKKVNALLSNTYKTIILGGGHETAYGHFLGIKQALPEGHQLGIINFDAHFDLRSYEKQPSSGTPFLQIAEELRTAGKDFNYLCLGIQQQGNTQRLFNTAAAYGTDYVFAPAMQVYNYESLRERLQQFMELADVLYVSIDMDVFAAAYAPGVSAPAALGVHPEIVLLLLQEIISSGKLLTLDIVELNPKLDIDNRTAKLGASLLYHVVQQWSQV
- the hutI gene encoding imidazolonepropionase, producing MKENKDTSTHTLIGPFTQVLPMTNLPEAGAIKDEQLQVVEQAGVLVQEGKVLKVGKYEQLHREALENKYKLELVEEPMVLLPGLIDAHTHICFAGSRANDYAMRVAGKSYLEIARSGGGILDSVRKTREATLVELVDLLKKRCDRHLREGITTCEVKSGYGLTVEEELKMLEAIKLVNRHHKMDLIPTCLAAHMLPPEHTDAKVYLEEVLTELLPQLQEQQLASRVDIFVEETAFKEVEALEYLHAAKEMGFDITVHADQFSTDGSRVAAEVGAISADHLEASGEEEIELLKNAGVVATVLPGASLGLGMHYAPARKMLDGGLCLAIATDWNPGSAPMGDLLLQAAILGAAEKLTTAETLAAITTRAARALNLSDRGVLARGKMADMIAFPTENYREILYFQGKLKPTKIWKRGEKVK